DNA sequence from the Methanolobus psychrophilus R15 genome:
GAGATGACAGGCATTCTTCTTACAATGAGAGGCCCCGTCCCGGGGGCAGATGTCAGGTAGCGTCATGTCAGATTTCTCAGTTAGATATTATAAGCAGCTATTGTATATAATTAACACTTATGCTTTTACAATCTCTTAATGTTACAGTCCCTTTATAGTAGCGGCTATCAGGGGTGCAACACTGATGCAACTCTGGGTCTTTTCAATGGTATCTGTAGAGATTATATCTCTCACACCTGCATTGTACAATCTCATGACAGCATTCCTTGCAAGTACAGGATGTACACAGGCAAGATATACATCTTTTGCACCCTGCCCTTTAAGCAGTTTTATCGACTCCACCATCGTTCCGCCGGTAGCTATCATGTCATCAAGCAGTACGATATCCCTGCCCTGCACATCAATGCTCTTTGTCTTGATGGTCACAGTATCGCCCGAGATGCGGGTCTTCTCAAGATAATCACAGTCGTATCCTATTTCCTTAGCAGTCCGCTCTACGAACTCCATGGCCCCGGCGTCCGGAGAAACGAGCAGGGCATCCTTGAGGCCCATGGACCTTATATGATATCCTATCAGCTGTGAGGCATCCAGGTCAAATGCGTCAGCATTGAAATAATCCAGCACACTCGTTTTGTGCACATTCACAGTAAATACCCTGTCAGCATTGATGGTCCTCGCAATC
Encoded proteins:
- a CDS encoding ribose-phosphate pyrophosphokinase translates to MELKEVHHLKIIGGPASQALSSRVARELNLEPTVCDFTRFPDGELYTRILDEDVDEVTIIQSIITDSDFVALLQLIDACEDSPVINVVIPYMGYARQDRKFKTGEPISARAIARTINADRVFTVNVHKTSVLDYFNADAFDLDASQLIGYHIRSMGLKDALLVSPDAGAMEFVERTAKEIGYDCDYLEKTRISGDTVTIKTKSIDVQGRDIVLLDDMIATGGTMVESIKLLKGQGAKDVYLACVHPVLARNAVMRLYNAGVRDIISTDTIEKTQSCISVAPLIAATIKGL